The following proteins are co-located in the Heliorestis convoluta genome:
- a CDS encoding class II aldolase/adducin family protein encodes MVNKEIGALGEKIIDYGKKLIAQGLVSGSGGNISHRLPEGKKMLITPSGMAYDKLQLEDLVIMDIETGDVVEGHRKPSIEKGLHRAILQARPDVQAIVHCHSKHASAVAATRNDIPPVLDNMVAYFGGGVITAPHAPIGSLSLADNVVKALGERPVALMANHGAVAVGKDLSQAFLMAELLEECAQIYLLSFLAGGPVALTEKEVEEEIKWLQGKYGQA; translated from the coding sequence ATGGTCAATAAAGAAATCGGAGCCCTTGGAGAAAAAATTATAGATTACGGCAAAAAGCTCATTGCCCAGGGACTTGTAAGTGGATCAGGCGGAAACATCAGTCATCGTTTACCGGAAGGGAAAAAAATGTTGATTACGCCGAGTGGTATGGCCTATGACAAGCTTCAACTAGAAGATTTGGTCATTATGGATATTGAGACAGGAGACGTTGTAGAGGGGCACAGGAAACCATCCATTGAAAAAGGATTGCATCGAGCCATTTTACAAGCAAGGCCCGATGTTCAGGCCATTGTGCATTGTCACTCCAAACATGCCAGTGCTGTCGCAGCAACACGGAATGACATACCACCTGTTCTAGACAACATGGTAGCCTATTTCGGTGGAGGCGTTATAACAGCACCGCACGCCCCCATCGGTTCCTTATCTTTGGCTGACAATGTAGTGAAAGCCCTGGGAGAAAGACCCGTAGCCCTCATGGCCAATCACGGGGCTGTGGCTGTTGGTAAAGACCTTAGCCAAGCCTTTCTCATGGCCGAGCTATTGGAAGAATGTGCCCAGATCTATCTCCTATCTTTTTTGGCCGGTGGTCCCGTAGCCCTAACAGAAAAAGAAGTAGAAGAAGAAATCAAGTGGTTACAAGGAAAATATGGGCAAGCCTAA
- the tsaD gene encoding tRNA (adenosine(37)-N6)-threonylcarbamoyltransferase complex transferase subunit TsaD, with the protein MTGHASPAFPEGKVILAIETSCDETSAAIVEEGHKIRSNIIASQVATHQVFGGVVPEIASRKHMESITAVVDRALEEGQCRWSDVTALAVTQGPGLVGALLVGVAYAKGVAMARELPLVGVHHIEGHIYANFLQYPQLSFPLLCLVVSGGHSHLIYLQDHGTMKILGSTRDDAAGEAYDKIARALGLGYPGGPLIEKLARQGDPTAYELPRAWLKDSYDFSFSGLKSSVLNLLNRAKLKGEEVDKAALAASFQEAVVDVLVEKTCSAAESLQISTVLLAGGVAANGYLRQRLEKALQKKDKKLFVPPLELCTDNAAMIACAGYYRLQRGERAGSDLNGQANLPLIRTES; encoded by the coding sequence TTGACAGGCCATGCTTCCCCAGCTTTCCCAGAAGGGAAAGTGATATTAGCTATAGAGACGAGTTGTGACGAGACCTCAGCTGCGATTGTTGAAGAAGGACATAAGATTCGTTCGAACATTATTGCATCTCAGGTGGCGACGCATCAGGTTTTTGGTGGTGTTGTACCGGAGATTGCTTCGAGAAAGCATATGGAAAGTATTACGGCTGTCGTTGATCGGGCGCTAGAAGAAGGACAATGTCGTTGGTCTGATGTGACAGCCCTCGCGGTTACCCAAGGGCCTGGTCTTGTCGGTGCTCTTCTTGTCGGTGTTGCTTATGCCAAAGGCGTTGCAATGGCTAGAGAATTGCCCCTTGTAGGGGTTCATCATATTGAAGGGCATATCTATGCCAATTTTCTACAATATCCTCAGCTTTCCTTTCCGCTTCTCTGTCTCGTTGTCTCAGGCGGTCATAGCCACTTGATCTATCTACAAGATCACGGAACGATGAAAATTCTTGGGTCAACCCGTGATGATGCAGCCGGAGAGGCCTATGACAAGATTGCCAGAGCACTCGGCTTAGGGTATCCTGGTGGGCCACTCATTGAAAAGTTAGCTCGCCAAGGCGACCCTACTGCTTATGAGCTGCCGCGAGCTTGGCTCAAAGATAGCTATGATTTTAGCTTCAGTGGCTTAAAATCATCCGTTCTTAACTTGCTCAATCGAGCCAAGCTAAAAGGGGAAGAAGTAGACAAAGCGGCTCTAGCGGCTTCTTTCCAAGAAGCTGTTGTCGATGTACTGGTAGAGAAAACTTGCAGTGCCGCAGAAAGTCTGCAGATATCAACGGTTCTCTTAGCCGGTGGCGTTGCTGCCAATGGCTACCTACGCCAGCGCTTAGAAAAAGCTCTACAAAAGAAAGATAAGAAGCTCTTCGTTCCACCACTAGAGTTATGCACAGACAATGCTGCTATGATCGCTTGTGCTGGCTATTATCGCCTGCAAAGAGGAGAACGAGCAGGCAGTGACTTAAATGGCCAGGCCAACTTACCTTTAATCAGAACAGAATCGTAA
- a CDS encoding CC/Se motif family (seleno)protein gives MRWEITEEGKVKIAALGNIVTIDLRCVVGGGCCCIDQYLPVVVEGKPEDEAPYNVVKVDEVTLYYPHKLFLIAEERPARITSSEGWFPHGLEVENVRL, from the coding sequence ATGCGATGGGAGATCACAGAAGAAGGAAAAGTGAAAATTGCTGCACTCGGTAATATCGTAACGATTGATTTGCGCTGTGTCGTTGGCGGAGGTTGTTGCTGTATCGATCAATATCTCCCTGTGGTCGTGGAAGGCAAGCCTGAGGATGAAGCACCCTACAATGTAGTAAAGGTCGATGAAGTTACCCTTTACTATCCCCACAAGCTATTCTTGATTGCAGAAGAAAGACCCGCTCGAATCACAAGCAGCGAGGGTTGGTTTCCTCATGGGCTTGAAGTTGAAAATGTACGATTATGA
- a CDS encoding dihydropteroate synthase — translation MLIIGEKIHTSRPGIESAVLSHNAALIQELTLRQKLSGAHVMDLNCTTLRQKEPEGLAWLVETVQNIVDDPVCLDSPNPLAIEGALKVHRGRAWLNAISAEESRYRIFIPLVKQYHCRVIALCLDDRGLAETVEEQVDVSLRLVDRLLSDGVQMDDIYLDPLLRPVVHGEHWAAFALEVIQRLRKELPDVHILCGLSNVSFGLPVRSLLNRTFLTLAIGAGLDSAILDPENKTIMSSLRAAQALMQKDPGFREYMMSFHEGLLT, via the coding sequence ATGCTCATCATTGGGGAAAAGATTCATACAAGTCGGCCCGGCATAGAAAGCGCTGTATTGTCTCACAATGCAGCATTGATACAAGAACTGACATTGCGCCAAAAATTATCGGGTGCTCATGTTATGGACCTCAATTGCACCACATTGCGGCAAAAAGAACCAGAAGGTTTGGCTTGGCTCGTAGAAACGGTACAAAACATTGTAGATGATCCAGTCTGTCTAGACAGTCCCAATCCCTTGGCTATAGAAGGAGCTTTGAAAGTACACCGAGGGAGAGCGTGGCTTAATGCTATCTCTGCGGAGGAAAGTCGCTATCGTATCTTTATTCCTTTGGTAAAGCAGTATCACTGTCGCGTAATTGCTTTGTGTCTCGACGATCGCGGTCTTGCCGAAACTGTAGAGGAGCAAGTTGATGTTTCTTTGCGCCTTGTAGATAGACTTCTTTCTGATGGAGTTCAAATGGACGACATCTACCTCGACCCTCTACTGCGACCTGTTGTGCATGGTGAACATTGGGCTGCCTTCGCTCTAGAAGTCATTCAAAGGCTTCGTAAAGAGCTGCCGGACGTTCATATTCTCTGTGGCCTCTCCAATGTTTCTTTTGGTTTGCCTGTGCGCTCCCTCTTAAACAGAACTTTTCTTACTTTGGCCATTGGTGCAGGTCTTGATAGCGCCATTCTTGATCCAGAGAATAAGACGATTATGTCTTCTTTGCGAGCGGCCCAGGCGCTTATGCAGAAAGATCCTGGTTTTCGGGAGTATATGATGTCTTTTCATGAAGGGTTGCTTACGTAG
- a CDS encoding CBS domain-containing protein gives MAMLVEAKMISPAITTTMTTPISEALRVMTERIIRRLPVVDDQGRLVGIVTHHDIDRAMRAPGVIAYTPVEWVMTRNPVSVDRSKRLADAVVMMKKYKVSCLPVLEGEEVVGILSVSDIMNLCYELLEEKEIKEQEQVDPS, from the coding sequence ATGGCCATGCTTGTAGAAGCAAAGATGATCTCTCCAGCCATTACCACAACAATGACAACGCCTATCTCTGAAGCGCTACGTGTTATGACCGAGCGTATCATTCGACGCTTGCCTGTGGTAGATGATCAAGGTCGCTTGGTTGGAATTGTTACCCACCATGATATTGATCGAGCCATGCGGGCACCAGGTGTTATTGCTTATACGCCTGTAGAATGGGTGATGACTCGCAATCCTGTGTCGGTTGATCGGTCGAAAAGGCTGGCCGATGCGGTAGTCATGATGAAAAAGTACAAAGTCAGCTGCTTACCTGTTCTAGAAGGAGAAGAAGTAGTAGGCATTCTTTCGGTAAGTGATATTATGAACCTTTGCTATGAATTGCTAGAAGAAAAAGAGATAAAAGAACAAGAACAAGTAGACCCATCATAA
- the rimI gene encoding ribosomal protein S18-alanine N-acetyltransferase yields MEVEGGQVYFRTMVIADLDPVLEIEEASFPAPWSRQIFQDELTESRLAHYWVAATRCEEREEIIGYAGLWLIFDEAHITTIAIAHTWRQQGVGEAFLRYLFLEASLLGGERITLEVRPSNGSALALYHKMGFRSVGRRPNYYSDNGEDALIMWRSLQEDSSLEVR; encoded by the coding sequence ATGGAAGTGGAAGGCGGTCAAGTTTATTTTCGTACCATGGTTATAGCCGATCTTGATCCAGTTTTGGAGATCGAAGAAGCTTCTTTTCCTGCACCTTGGAGTCGTCAGATTTTTCAAGATGAGTTAACAGAGAGTCGCCTAGCTCATTATTGGGTGGCTGCAACGAGATGCGAGGAACGTGAAGAGATCATCGGCTATGCCGGTTTATGGCTTATTTTCGATGAGGCTCACATCACTACCATAGCGATTGCCCATACTTGGCGGCAACAAGGTGTGGGAGAAGCTTTTTTACGCTATCTATTTTTAGAAGCATCTCTTTTAGGTGGAGAGCGGATTACGCTCGAAGTAAGACCGTCCAATGGCAGTGCACTGGCTCTTTATCATAAAATGGGCTTTCGAAGCGTTGGTCGCAGGCCGAACTACTATAGTGACAATGGTGAAGACGCGCTTATTATGTGGCGCAGCTTGCAAGAGGATTCTAGCCTAGAAGTCCGGTAA
- the tsaB gene encoding tRNA (adenosine(37)-N6)-threonylcarbamoyltransferase complex dimerization subunit type 1 TsaB, with the protein MYVLGLDCSTTVTTIAIVSDEKVIAETFLHTQGTHSERLMPALEQTLALSRCKLSDLHGFAVAIGPGSFTGLRIALASVKGMAHPLGLPVVAIPTLDALARNIAHSSAFICPILDARKSEVYTALYEAEGEGMKRLSPYEALSPQQLIQQLESKWKEQKKPILFLGDAVPVYRSYLEEAMGPSALFAPPELAYPRGSQVARLGWQRLQSGEEDSLHELAPLYIRPSEAEVNYKKQQALKGATT; encoded by the coding sequence ATGTACGTCCTTGGATTGGATTGCTCAACAACCGTAACAACCATTGCGATAGTCAGTGATGAAAAGGTGATTGCCGAGACCTTTCTACATACCCAGGGGACTCATTCAGAACGCTTGATGCCGGCCTTAGAGCAAACCCTTGCTTTATCGCGGTGTAAGCTTTCCGATTTGCATGGTTTTGCTGTCGCAATTGGTCCAGGTTCTTTTACAGGGCTGCGCATAGCCCTAGCTTCTGTCAAAGGTATGGCTCATCCGCTAGGCCTACCTGTGGTAGCGATACCGACTCTCGATGCATTGGCTCGCAACATTGCCCATAGCTCTGCTTTCATTTGCCCCATTCTTGATGCTCGCAAATCTGAAGTCTATACGGCCTTATACGAAGCGGAAGGAGAAGGCATGAAAAGGCTGAGCCCTTATGAAGCTCTATCACCTCAACAACTGATCCAGCAATTAGAAAGCAAATGGAAAGAGCAGAAGAAGCCTATACTGTTTCTTGGCGATGCGGTGCCCGTTTATCGGTCCTATCTAGAAGAGGCAATGGGACCTTCGGCGCTTTTTGCTCCACCAGAGCTAGCCTATCCTCGGGGCAGCCAGGTAGCTCGTCTAGGCTGGCAACGACTGCAGAGCGGGGAAGAAGATTCACTTCATGAACTAGCACCTCTTTACATTCGACCTTCTGAAGCAGAAGTAAATTACAAAAAGCAGCAAGCCCTCAAAGGTGCTACAACATAA
- the tsaE gene encoding tRNA (adenosine(37)-N6)-threonylcarbamoyltransferase complex ATPase subunit type 1 TsaE, which translates to MQREVGQGILIDEKATDAFGCWLAQYMAKDDILLLFGDLGAGKTTLVQALVRALGYDGAVTSPTFTLVHEYEGNIPIYHFDLYRLTEPEEVWDIGWSHYLQGQGLLCIEWPERLGHLMPEEALQVRLVPIERSNGEIARRMELNGSGEKAQQIVREWNQACTSLDWIAQQP; encoded by the coding sequence TTGCAAAGAGAAGTGGGTCAAGGGATTCTTATCGATGAAAAAGCGACAGATGCTTTTGGTTGCTGGTTGGCACAATATATGGCCAAAGATGATATTTTGCTGCTTTTTGGAGATTTAGGTGCCGGCAAGACAACGCTTGTACAAGCGCTTGTTCGCGCACTTGGCTATGATGGAGCTGTGACAAGCCCTACCTTTACCCTCGTTCATGAATACGAAGGGAATATACCAATTTATCATTTTGATCTGTATCGGCTCACAGAGCCAGAAGAAGTATGGGACATCGGCTGGTCTCATTATCTGCAAGGACAAGGTCTGCTTTGCATAGAGTGGCCGGAGCGACTGGGTCATCTTATGCCGGAGGAAGCTCTACAAGTGAGATTGGTACCAATTGAACGAAGCAATGGTGAAATTGCCCGCCGCATGGAACTTAATGGTTCTGGAGAAAAGGCCCAGCAAATCGTAAGGGAGTGGAATCAAGCATGTACGTCCTTGGATTGGATTGCTCAACAACCGTAA
- a CDS encoding response regulator translates to MSVEIDAKTILVVDDQQGVRSLLQIIFREAGFNVLTAVNGLEAVDIVEKNHPPIVLMDVRMPGLDGFQSMLRMVKASPSIKVILMTAYTDESLVQRALREGAVDCLTKPFDVYSISSRVEQLWQSILIERKEQSGTVSQEAFR, encoded by the coding sequence GTGAGTGTGGAAATCGATGCCAAAACCATTCTCGTAGTGGATGATCAACAAGGTGTTCGATCACTATTACAGATTATATTTCGAGAAGCAGGCTTTAATGTATTGACAGCTGTTAATGGTTTAGAAGCCGTCGATATCGTAGAAAAGAATCACCCACCGATTGTATTGATGGATGTCCGGATGCCAGGGCTTGATGGATTTCAATCCATGCTTAGAATGGTAAAAGCGAGCCCCTCTATCAAAGTCATTCTGATGACGGCTTATACCGATGAAAGTCTTGTCCAACGAGCTTTGCGTGAAGGCGCTGTAGACTGTTTGACCAAGCCTTTTGATGTATACAGTATCAGTAGCCGCGTAGAGCAACTATGGCAATCTATTCTAATAGAGAGAAAAGAACAGAGTGGGACCGTGAGCCAGGAAGCTTTTCGTTAA
- a CDS encoding amidohydrolase produces the protein MKKIIYGATIKTMKGETIEEGLLAFNEHGIITHVGPCPPLTTLEEEGEIIDGRGFLLLPGFIEAHCHVGLLEENAPIEGNDLNETSDPITPQMRALDGINPFDPAFEDALTGGVTTLCILPGSANIIGGQAVVMKAGQQSFSQRVVNEKSAIKCALGENPKRVYGEKNKAPITRMASAALLREALTKAKRYQQKKAAPEQDVDLRWDALDLLFEKKVPLRVHAHRADDILTALRIAQEFDLTLVIEHCTEGHLIAAELAQAGVAAVVGPSLVHRAKVEMKEITPRTAAVLEEASVPFAIMTDHPVIPIQYLPLCAGLAVKHGLEEERALQAITIGAARILGLEHRLGTLEVGKEADLVLWEGHPFDSRSKVAKAWIAGKQVL, from the coding sequence ATGAAAAAAATCATATACGGCGCTACCATTAAGACAATGAAGGGCGAAACGATTGAAGAAGGACTACTTGCTTTTAATGAGCATGGAATTATTACTCATGTAGGACCTTGTCCACCTCTGACAACGCTTGAAGAAGAGGGAGAAATCATCGATGGCCGTGGCTTTTTATTACTACCGGGCTTTATCGAAGCGCACTGTCATGTAGGGCTGCTGGAAGAAAATGCGCCCATCGAAGGCAACGACTTGAATGAAACATCCGATCCTATAACCCCGCAGATGAGAGCGCTAGACGGAATTAATCCTTTTGATCCCGCTTTTGAAGACGCTCTCACAGGCGGGGTCACCACTTTATGTATTTTACCAGGCAGTGCCAATATCATTGGAGGACAAGCTGTTGTTATGAAAGCAGGTCAGCAAAGCTTTTCTCAACGTGTTGTCAATGAAAAAAGTGCCATCAAATGCGCCCTTGGCGAAAATCCAAAGCGAGTCTATGGTGAAAAGAACAAAGCACCTATTACAAGAATGGCTTCAGCTGCCTTGCTAAGAGAAGCTTTAACAAAAGCAAAAAGATATCAGCAAAAAAAAGCAGCACCTGAACAGGATGTGGATCTACGTTGGGACGCACTGGATCTTCTTTTTGAAAAAAAAGTACCCTTGCGTGTACATGCCCATCGAGCCGATGATATTCTTACAGCACTGCGCATCGCGCAGGAGTTTGACCTTACTCTGGTGATTGAACACTGTACAGAGGGTCATCTCATTGCAGCAGAATTGGCCCAAGCCGGGGTAGCAGCTGTCGTTGGACCTTCCCTTGTCCATCGAGCCAAAGTGGAAATGAAAGAAATTACGCCTCGGACCGCTGCAGTTTTAGAAGAAGCGTCCGTTCCTTTTGCCATTATGACAGATCACCCCGTTATTCCAATCCAGTACTTACCCCTCTGTGCAGGCCTTGCTGTGAAGCATGGCTTAGAGGAAGAAAGGGCTTTGCAAGCCATAACCATAGGCGCAGCAAGAATTCTAGGTCTTGAGCACCGTTTAGGAACCTTAGAAGTCGGAAAAGAAGCGGATCTGGTCCTTTGGGAGGGTCACCCTTTTGACAGTCGGAGTAAAGTAGCAAAAGCATGGATTGCTGGAAAGCAAGTGCTCTAA